A window of the Oscillospiraceae bacterium NTUH-002-81 genome harbors these coding sequences:
- a CDS encoding NAD-dependent protein deacylase — MTPEEKLQELISGSNNIVFFGGAGVSTESGIPDFRSVDGLYHQKYDYPPEEILSHSFFLYHTEEFYRFYKDKMLCLDAKPNRAHEKLAELEAAGKLKAVVTQNIDGLHQMAGSKKVLELHGSVHRNYCQKCGKFYDAAYMLHAEGIPRCSCGGTIKPDVVLYEEGLDNGILSEAVRCISEADVLIIGGTSLVVYPAAGLVNYYNGHKLVVINKSPTPMDRKADLVIAGSIGEVLGNIRV, encoded by the coding sequence ATGACCCCAGAAGAAAAATTACAGGAGCTGATCTCCGGTTCGAATAACATTGTATTTTTTGGCGGCGCCGGCGTATCGACGGAGAGCGGCATTCCGGATTTCCGCAGCGTGGATGGCCTGTATCATCAGAAATACGACTATCCGCCGGAGGAAATTTTGAGCCATTCCTTTTTCCTGTATCATACGGAAGAATTTTACCGGTTTTACAAAGATAAAATGCTTTGCCTGGATGCCAAGCCCAACCGGGCCCATGAGAAGCTGGCCGAGCTGGAAGCGGCGGGCAAGCTGAAAGCGGTGGTGACCCAGAACATCGACGGGCTGCACCAGATGGCGGGAAGTAAGAAGGTGCTGGAGCTGCATGGTTCGGTGCACCGCAATTACTGTCAGAAGTGCGGCAAATTTTACGATGCGGCGTACATGCTCCATGCGGAAGGCATTCCTCGGTGCAGCTGCGGCGGCACCATCAAGCCGGATGTGGTGCTTTACGAGGAAGGCCTGGACAACGGCATTTTGTCCGAGGCGGTGCGCTGCATTTCCGAGGCAGATGTGCTGATCATCGGCGGTACGTCGCTGGTGGTGTATCCGGCGGCGGGACTGGTGAATTACTACAACGGCCATAAGCTGGTGGTGATCAACAAATCGCCGACGCCCATGGACCGCAAGGCTGACCTGGTCATTGCGGGCAGCATCGGGGAAGTGCTGGGCAATATCCGCGTGTAA